A single genomic interval of Ramlibacter sp. harbors:
- a CDS encoding CBS domain-containing protein — protein sequence MKVSDILRVKGNTLYTATPDEPLSRAVELMAEKDIGSLVVMEHGDLVGMLTFREVIQMVVKNGGAVGSTLVRKAMDDAPLTCTAETELDEVRRMMLDRHARYMPVMDKKMLMGVISFYDVAKAVVDSQNFENKMLKAYIRDWPGEEEASQG from the coding sequence ATGAAAGTCAGCGACATCCTGCGCGTCAAGGGCAACACCCTGTACACCGCCACGCCCGACGAGCCCCTGTCCCGCGCCGTGGAGCTCATGGCCGAAAAAGACATTGGCTCCCTGGTGGTCATGGAGCATGGCGACCTGGTGGGCATGCTCACCTTCCGCGAGGTGATCCAGATGGTGGTGAAGAACGGCGGTGCCGTGGGCAGCACGCTGGTGCGCAAGGCCATGGACGACGCGCCCCTGACCTGCACCGCCGAAACCGAGCTCGACGAGGTGCGCCGCATGATGCTGGACCGCCACGCGCGCTACATGCCCGTGATGGACAAGAAAATGCTGATGGGCGTGATCAGCTTCTACGACGTGGCCAAGGCCGTGGTGGACAGCCAGAACTTCGAGAACAAGATGCTCAAGGCCTACATCCGCGACTGGCCGGGCGAGGAAGAGGCCAGCCAGGGATAG
- a CDS encoding J domain-containing protein, protein MRASVPSYYDILKVAPDAPADDVRAAYRRMAQRYHPDKSPDNSYAPRVMANLNKAYEVLSDPVQREEHDRWIARESHADRPRTGLRTRLSRPAPLPDLQQRVTRWPWYLLFATISCAVAAVGTVAYKTVLPARTGMSMIVQDSQESGKEGLTLKRAMSLQVSTR, encoded by the coding sequence GTGCGAGCGTCCGTCCCCAGCTATTACGACATTCTCAAAGTCGCGCCCGATGCGCCGGCCGATGACGTGCGCGCCGCTTACCGGCGCATGGCCCAGCGCTACCACCCGGACAAGTCTCCTGACAACAGCTACGCGCCCCGCGTGATGGCCAACCTCAACAAGGCCTATGAGGTGCTGTCCGACCCGGTGCAACGCGAGGAACATGACCGCTGGATTGCGCGTGAATCCCATGCAGACCGCCCGCGAACCGGCCTGCGCACCCGCTTGAGCCGCCCCGCACCCCTGCCTGATTTGCAACAACGTGTGACACGCTGGCCCTGGTACCTGCTGTTCGCCACCATCAGTTGCGCCGTGGCCGCGGTCGGCACCGTGGCCTACAAAACCGTGCTGCCCGCCCGCACGGGCATGAGCATGATCGTTCAGGACTCCCAGGAGTCCGGCAAGGAAGGGCTGACCCTGAAACGGGCCATGTCGCTGCAGGTCTCCACCCGCTGA
- the phaZ gene encoding polyhydroxyalkanoate depolymerase, producing the protein MLYQAYQTQSDLMSPFRLLAQTTSAGLWLRQTEGSVMRKLSAASEVFSRMRLTHSRPAFGIGSVMVGTDEVPVTEEKTLALPFGTLLHFKKEGITGQPPVLLVAPLSGHFATLLRETARTLLQDHDVYITDWHNARDVSLRHGAFGLDDYIDYMMQSMAAIGPGVHVVAVCQPCVAALAATAIMAEDNHPAQPRSLTLMAGPVDCRVNPTGVNTLATSKPIEWFEQNLISHVPLPHAGYMRRVYPGFVQLSAFLSMNLERHKQQFRNLYHHLVQGEEEQANVIRVFYDEYLAVNDLPAEFYLETVEKVFQTYDLPLGKLSYRDRIVNPAAIRRTALLTVEGERDDICSVGQTVAAQDLCTGIRPYMKTHHIQVGVGHYGVFSGRRWNQQIYPRVREVIHASMG; encoded by the coding sequence ATGCTGTATCAGGCCTATCAAACCCAGTCCGACCTGATGTCGCCTTTTCGCCTGCTGGCCCAGACCACCAGCGCCGGCCTCTGGCTGCGCCAGACCGAAGGGTCGGTCATGCGCAAACTCTCGGCCGCCAGCGAGGTGTTCTCGCGGATGCGGCTGACGCATTCCCGCCCCGCCTTCGGCATCGGCAGCGTCATGGTGGGCACGGACGAAGTGCCCGTGACCGAGGAAAAGACACTGGCCCTGCCCTTTGGCACGCTGCTGCACTTCAAGAAGGAAGGCATCACCGGCCAGCCGCCGGTGCTGCTGGTGGCGCCGCTGTCAGGCCATTTCGCCACCTTGCTGCGCGAAACCGCGCGTACCCTGCTGCAGGACCACGACGTCTACATCACCGACTGGCACAACGCCCGCGACGTGAGCCTGCGCCACGGCGCTTTCGGGCTGGACGACTACATCGACTACATGATGCAGTCGATGGCCGCGATCGGCCCCGGCGTCCACGTGGTGGCGGTCTGCCAGCCCTGCGTGGCGGCGCTCGCCGCCACCGCGATCATGGCCGAGGACAACCACCCGGCCCAGCCGCGCAGCCTCACCCTCATGGCCGGCCCGGTGGACTGCCGCGTCAACCCCACGGGCGTCAACACGCTGGCCACCAGCAAGCCCATTGAGTGGTTCGAGCAGAACCTGATCAGCCACGTGCCCCTGCCGCACGCGGGCTACATGCGCCGCGTGTACCCGGGCTTTGTGCAGCTCAGTGCCTTCCTGAGCATGAACCTGGAGCGCCACAAGCAGCAGTTCCGCAACCTGTACCACCACCTGGTGCAGGGCGAGGAAGAGCAGGCCAACGTCATCCGGGTGTTCTATGACGAGTACCTGGCCGTCAATGACCTGCCCGCCGAGTTCTACCTCGAGACCGTTGAAAAGGTGTTCCAGACCTATGACCTGCCCCTGGGCAAGCTCAGCTACCGGGACCGCATCGTCAACCCCGCGGCCATCCGCCGCACGGCCCTGCTCACGGTGGAGGGCGAGCGCGACGACATCTGCTCGGTGGGCCAGACCGTGGCCGCCCAGGACCTGTGCACCGGCATCCGGCCCTACATGAAAACCCACCACATCCAAGTGGGCGTGGGCCACTACGGCGTGTTCAGCGGCCGCCGATGGAACCAGCAGATCTACCCGCGGGTGCGCGAGGTGATCCACGCCAGCATGGGCTGA
- a CDS encoding DMT family transporter, translated as MKTRHFAQLIALSALWGASFPMIRIASPALGPFGLAGIRCLLAAAVLGLLMRLLRHRWPARGAWGRLTVVALLTVVSPFVLFNLAGLVLPAGYSAVLNATTPLFGVLGAAAMGEERLTHRRLTGCAVGFAGVALLVQLGPVAVTLPVVLAALACTVAAAAYGVGAILMKRATLSHEPLPASATVHVAAAVLLVLPLGASVPAMQFTPGALIAAGTLGVITSGLVYWISMRLMRVIPATAATSAAFMIPLFGVTWGGLFLGEPVTLGMLPGCLLVLLATALITGFNPFRGAPPEP; from the coding sequence ATGAAAACACGCCACTTCGCCCAGTTGATTGCCCTGTCGGCCCTCTGGGGCGCATCGTTCCCCATGATCCGCATTGCCAGTCCGGCGCTGGGGCCTTTCGGGCTGGCTGGCATCCGCTGCCTGCTGGCCGCCGCCGTGCTGGGCCTGCTGATGCGCCTGCTGCGCCACCGATGGCCCGCGCGCGGCGCCTGGGGGCGCCTCACGGTGGTGGCCCTGCTCACCGTGGTGTCGCCGTTCGTGCTGTTCAATCTGGCGGGGCTGGTGTTGCCCGCGGGCTATTCGGCCGTTCTCAACGCAACGACTCCCTTGTTTGGCGTGCTGGGCGCGGCCGCCATGGGCGAGGAAAGACTGACACACCGCCGGCTCACGGGCTGCGCCGTGGGCTTTGCGGGGGTGGCGCTGCTGGTCCAGCTGGGGCCGGTGGCGGTCACGCTGCCCGTGGTGCTGGCCGCGCTGGCCTGCACCGTGGCCGCTGCGGCCTATGGCGTCGGCGCCATCCTGATGAAACGCGCCACGCTCTCCCACGAGCCCCTGCCCGCTTCGGCCACGGTCCATGTGGCGGCGGCGGTGCTGCTGGTGCTGCCTCTGGGTGCATCGGTGCCCGCCATGCAGTTCACGCCGGGGGCACTGATCGCGGCAGGCACCCTGGGGGTGATCACCTCGGGCCTGGTGTACTGGATCAGCATGCGGCTCATGCGCGTGATTCCGGCGACTGCCGCCACCTCGGCCGCTTTCATGATCCCCTTGTTTGGCGTGACCTGGGGCGGCCTGTTTCTGGGAGAGCCCGTGACCCTGGGCATGCTGCCCGGTTGTCTGCTGGTGCTGCTCGCCACGGCCCTGATCACCGGATTCAACCCTTTCCGGGGCGCCCCGCCCGAACCCTGA
- a CDS encoding TetR/AcrR family transcriptional regulator, with protein sequence MEAKTRKSEMTRAAIIEAALGIARERGIGAISMRGVADLLQISKSGVFARSGSSEALQLAVVEEYGRRFLAGIFLPAMQKPRGLPRLDAIMLRWFELVASYASVGASIHEAAAFSLEPVDEELRQALVEGVFGWRSMMRRTIVQAMDEGHLRAGLDIDLLMYELHSLVLGALYDSAFLGDRKMSSRGAQAYGRLIGSYQP encoded by the coding sequence ATGGAAGCCAAGACTCGCAAGAGTGAAATGACGCGCGCCGCCATCATCGAGGCCGCGCTTGGCATTGCCCGGGAGCGCGGGATTGGTGCCATTTCCATGCGCGGGGTCGCTGATCTGCTGCAGATCTCCAAGAGCGGGGTGTTTGCGCGGTCGGGCTCGTCCGAGGCGCTGCAGCTGGCTGTGGTGGAGGAGTACGGCCGCCGCTTTCTGGCGGGCATCTTCCTGCCGGCCATGCAAAAGCCGCGGGGCCTGCCCCGGCTGGACGCCATCATGCTGCGCTGGTTCGAACTGGTGGCCAGCTATGCCAGCGTGGGGGCCTCCATTCACGAGGCGGCGGCCTTCAGCCTGGAGCCGGTGGACGAGGAGCTGCGCCAGGCCCTGGTCGAGGGCGTCTTTGGCTGGCGGTCCATGATGCGCCGTACCATCGTGCAGGCCATGGACGAGGGGCATCTGCGCGCGGGCCTGGACATCGACCTGCTGATGTACGAGCTGCACAGCCTGGTGCTCGGCGCGCTGTATGACTCGGCCTTCCTCGGGGACCGCAAGATGTCCAGCCGGGGTGCGCAGGCCTATGGCCGGCTGATCGGGTCCTACCAGCCCTGA
- a CDS encoding 3-dehydroquinate dehydratase — MKTAFVLNGPNLNLLGTREPAVYGAQTLADVQRLCADACAVHGFRLDFRQTNHEGVLVDWIQEAGQAQAGGTAVGVILNAGAYTHTSVALHDAIKGTGVTLIELHISNVHAREAFRHHSYISPAARAVMAGFGVQGYPLAIAALAAL, encoded by the coding sequence ATGAAAACCGCCTTCGTCCTCAACGGGCCCAACCTGAACCTGCTGGGCACGCGCGAGCCCGCTGTCTATGGCGCGCAAACGCTGGCCGACGTCCAGCGGCTGTGCGCCGATGCCTGCGCCGTGCATGGCTTCAGGCTCGACTTTCGCCAGACCAACCATGAAGGGGTGCTGGTGGACTGGATCCAGGAGGCCGGTCAGGCCCAGGCAGGCGGAACCGCGGTGGGCGTGATTCTCAACGCCGGGGCCTACACCCACACCAGCGTGGCGCTGCACGACGCCATCAAGGGTACCGGCGTGACCCTGATCGAACTGCACATCAGCAACGTGCATGCGCGCGAGGCGTTTCGCCATCACAGCTACATCTCGCCGGCAGCCCGGGCCGTGATGGCCGGCTTTGGGGTACAGGGCTACCCGCTGGCCATTGCCGCGCTGGCGGCGCTCTGA
- a CDS encoding ABC transporter substrate-binding protein, translating into MKRRQLLLSSPAWAASAAFSTYISHASAQTASGTPLVIGCTAAMTGPLGGFGQNMKQGVDAALRQINARGGVQGRPLSFEVLDDAYVPARSVENARKLLADSNIVALMGCLGTPNNAAISPLIEAAGTPHLAPLTGASSLRKGDLRHVYHVRASYTDEMNRLVENLVSMGIKDLAMVYLDNAYGKEVAGDATRALTSAGIKAVAMVALATDGKNLDSVVASVLAAKPSAVLLGTAGAATTGLVASLKQASPMIPIAGISAALTQDGIRKLGPAAQGIAITTVFPDANHTKHLVVREYQAAMRAMDLQVFSGGSLEGYINTRIMAEALSRAGRAPTRDKVRQALASLRNFDVGGFNVDYGSANPHVGSKFVDLGVLSSDGRLKS; encoded by the coding sequence ATGAAAAGACGCCAACTGCTACTTTCGTCGCCCGCATGGGCCGCCAGCGCCGCTTTTTCAACCTACATTTCGCACGCGAGTGCACAAACAGCCTCGGGCACTCCCCTTGTCATCGGCTGCACCGCCGCCATGACCGGCCCGCTGGGCGGGTTTGGCCAGAACATGAAGCAGGGGGTGGACGCCGCCCTGCGCCAGATCAACGCCCGAGGCGGCGTTCAGGGCCGGCCCCTGAGCTTTGAAGTGCTGGACGATGCCTATGTGCCCGCGCGCAGCGTGGAGAACGCCAGGAAACTGCTGGCCGACAGCAACATCGTCGCGCTCATGGGCTGCCTGGGCACGCCCAACAATGCCGCGATTTCGCCGCTGATCGAGGCGGCGGGCACGCCGCACCTGGCGCCGCTGACCGGCGCTTCCAGCCTGCGCAAGGGTGACCTGCGCCACGTGTACCACGTGCGCGCCAGCTACACCGACGAAATGAACCGGTTGGTGGAAAACCTGGTGTCCATGGGCATCAAGGACCTGGCCATGGTGTACCTGGACAACGCCTACGGCAAGGAAGTGGCGGGCGATGCCACGCGCGCGCTGACCAGCGCCGGCATCAAGGCCGTGGCCATGGTGGCCCTGGCCACCGACGGCAAGAACCTGGACAGCGTGGTCGCCAGTGTGCTCGCGGCCAAGCCCTCGGCGGTGCTGCTGGGCACGGCCGGCGCGGCCACCACCGGGCTGGTGGCCAGCCTCAAGCAGGCCTCGCCCATGATCCCCATTGCCGGCATCAGCGCGGCCCTGACCCAGGACGGCATCCGCAAGCTCGGCCCCGCAGCCCAGGGCATTGCCATCACCACGGTGTTTCCGGACGCCAACCACACCAAGCACCTGGTGGTGCGCGAGTACCAGGCCGCCATGCGCGCGATGGACCTGCAGGTGTTCTCCGGTGGCAGCCTGGAGGGCTACATCAACACCCGCATCATGGCTGAGGCGCTGAGCCGCGCAGGCCGCGCGCCAACCCGTGACAAGGTGCGCCAGGCCCTGGCCTCGCTGCGCAATTTCGACGTGGGCGGCTTCAATGTGGACTACGGCTCGGCCAACCCCCATGTGGGCTCGAAATTCGTGGACCTGGGCGTGCTGTCATCCGACGGCAGGCTCAAGAGCTGA
- the aroC gene encoding chorismate synthase has product MSGNTFGTLFAVTNFGESHGPAIGCVIDGCPPGMVLSEADIQGDLDRRRPGTSRHVTQRNEPDTVEILSGVYEGKTTGTPICLLIRNTDQRSKDYSEIAQTFRPGHADFTYLRKYGLRDPRGGGRSSARLTAPMVAAGAVAKKWLKEKYGTTFRGCMAQVGEIVVPFESWDHVPNNPFFAPVEDVSHLEAYMDSLRKAGDSCGARIRVTASGMPVGLGEPLFDKLDADIAWAMMGINAVKGVEIGAGFASVTQRGTTHGDSLSPEGFKTNNAGGVLGGISSGQDLDVAIAIKPTSSIISPRDTINTRGEATQVITKGRHDPCVGIRATPIAEAMLALVVMEHALRHRAQNSDVATEPPQLQSSFL; this is encoded by the coding sequence ATGAGCGGCAACACTTTTGGAACACTTTTCGCGGTCACCAATTTCGGTGAATCGCATGGCCCGGCCATTGGCTGCGTGATTGACGGCTGCCCGCCAGGCATGGTGCTGTCCGAAGCCGATATCCAGGGTGACCTCGACCGCCGGCGTCCGGGCACCAGCCGCCATGTGACCCAGCGCAACGAACCCGACACCGTGGAAATCCTCAGCGGCGTCTACGAGGGCAAGACCACGGGCACGCCCATCTGCCTGCTGATCCGCAACACCGACCAGCGCAGCAAGGACTACAGCGAGATCGCGCAGACCTTCCGGCCCGGCCATGCCGACTTCACCTACCTGCGCAAATACGGCTTGCGTGACCCGCGCGGCGGCGGGCGTTCATCGGCCCGCCTCACCGCGCCCATGGTGGCCGCCGGCGCGGTGGCCAAGAAGTGGCTGAAGGAAAAATACGGCACCACGTTCCGCGGCTGCATGGCCCAGGTGGGCGAGATCGTCGTGCCCTTCGAAAGCTGGGACCATGTGCCGAACAACCCGTTCTTTGCGCCGGTGGAGGATGTGAGCCACCTGGAGGCCTACATGGACAGCCTGCGCAAGGCCGGAGATTCCTGCGGCGCGCGCATCCGGGTCACGGCCAGCGGCATGCCCGTGGGGCTGGGCGAGCCCCTGTTTGACAAGCTCGACGCCGACATCGCCTGGGCCATGATGGGCATCAATGCCGTCAAGGGCGTGGAAATCGGAGCCGGCTTTGCCAGCGTGACCCAGCGTGGCACCACCCACGGCGACTCGCTGTCACCCGAAGGCTTCAAGACCAACAACGCCGGCGGGGTGCTCGGTGGCATCAGCTCGGGGCAGGACCTGGACGTGGCCATCGCCATCAAACCGACCAGCTCCATCATCAGCCCGCGCGACACCATCAACACCCGCGGCGAGGCCACGCAGGTCATCACCAAGGGCCGCCACGACCCGTGCGTGGGGATCCGGGCCACGCCCATTGCCGAGGCCATGCTGGCCCTGGTGGTGATGGAGCATGCGCTGCGCCACCGCGCCCAGAACAGCGACGTGGCCACCGAGCCGCCCCAGTTGCAATCCTCGTTTCTTTAG
- a CDS encoding alpha/beta fold hydrolase, whose translation MPQLNFVKQGKGPTIVLSHALGCDLTMWDDVASLLQKRYTVLRYDHRGHGRSEQLRGPYSMEVFADDAAALIEEHSEGPVTFVGLVMGGMTGQQLAVRYPHLVSCIVMANSASYFDDSIRARLTARAQVALEQGMEAVADEAMKHWFSPAFIATPDGAAKAARLRAALVATHPSVYVASCEAMLEVDFGSSNPLIGCPTLVVAGTQDDSISVQTAEALCRSISGADLRTLDTGRMSAVERPVEFATLVHEFLKELKSR comes from the coding sequence ATGCCGCAACTGAACTTCGTCAAGCAGGGCAAGGGACCGACCATCGTGCTGAGCCATGCGCTGGGCTGTGACCTGACGATGTGGGACGACGTGGCCAGCCTGCTTCAAAAGCGCTACACCGTGCTGCGTTACGACCACCGCGGCCATGGACGCTCGGAGCAACTGCGCGGGCCCTATTCCATGGAGGTTTTCGCCGACGACGCCGCCGCCCTGATCGAGGAGCACTCGGAAGGCCCGGTCACCTTTGTCGGGCTGGTGATGGGCGGCATGACCGGGCAGCAACTGGCGGTGCGCTACCCGCACCTGGTGAGCTGCATCGTGATGGCCAATTCCGCCAGTTATTTTGATGACAGCATCCGTGCCCGCCTGACGGCGCGGGCCCAGGTGGCCCTGGAACAGGGAATGGAGGCCGTGGCCGACGAAGCCATGAAGCACTGGTTCTCACCGGCCTTCATCGCCACCCCGGACGGCGCCGCCAAGGCAGCCCGCCTGCGCGCCGCTCTGGTGGCGACCCATCCCAGCGTCTACGTGGCCAGTTGCGAGGCCATGCTGGAAGTGGATTTCGGCAGCAGCAACCCCCTGATCGGATGCCCCACCCTGGTGGTGGCCGGAACGCAGGACGACAGCATCTCGGTGCAGACCGCCGAGGCGCTGTGCCGCAGCATCTCCGGCGCCGACCTGCGCACGCTGGACACCGGGCGCATGAGCGCGGTCGAGCGGCCGGTTGAATTTGCTACGCTCGTGCACGAATTCCTCAAAGAGCTCAAATCCCGATGA
- a CDS encoding DsbA family oxidoreductase: MTTPLKIDFVSDVSCPWCAIGLSALEQALDRVQGEVKAELHFQPFELNPGMAPGGQDITEHLTQKYGSTPAQQEQIRENIRLRGEALGFTFRKEGRGRVYNTFDAHRLLHWAEGQGEGRQHALKKNLLKAYFTDGEAPESHEVLVRAAEAAGLDGARAREILASDEFAADVRAQEQHYLSAGIHSVPAIIFNNKHLISGGQPVEVFEQAIRQIAAGEV; encoded by the coding sequence ATGACCACTCCCCTGAAAATCGATTTTGTTTCCGATGTCTCCTGCCCATGGTGCGCCATTGGCCTGAGCGCGCTCGAACAGGCACTCGACCGCGTCCAGGGCGAGGTCAAGGCCGAGTTGCACTTCCAGCCCTTCGAGCTCAACCCCGGCATGGCCCCAGGCGGCCAGGACATCACCGAGCACCTGACCCAGAAATACGGCTCCACGCCGGCCCAGCAGGAGCAGATCCGTGAAAACATCCGCCTGCGGGGCGAAGCGCTGGGCTTCACCTTCCGCAAGGAGGGGCGCGGCCGCGTCTACAACACCTTTGACGCCCACCGCCTGCTGCATTGGGCCGAAGGCCAGGGAGAAGGCCGCCAGCACGCGCTGAAGAAGAACCTGCTGAAGGCCTATTTCACCGATGGCGAGGCGCCCGAGTCGCACGAGGTGCTGGTGCGCGCGGCCGAGGCCGCCGGCCTGGACGGCGCGCGCGCCCGCGAGATCCTGGCCAGCGACGAGTTCGCGGCCGACGTCCGGGCCCAGGAGCAGCACTACCTGAGCGCCGGCATCCATTCGGTGCCCGCCATCATCTTCAACAACAAGCACCTGATCTCGGGCGGGCAACCGGTCGAGGTGTTTGAACAGGCCATCCGCCAGATCGCCGCGGGTGAGGTCTGA
- a CDS encoding cupin domain-containing protein, translating to MLDRTQTKFSHVKPTDTPFVSGGLRDFFLYRDLGVAEATNGKVIAHLVKANMAPETGTGWHRHEADFQIVIMVKGWARFMYEDKETLVEAGDVVHQRPGIRHYLFDYSPDMEYLEIVSPADFKSIDVDPVCDIPAPTPWK from the coding sequence ATGCTTGACCGCACGCAAACCAAGTTCTCACACGTCAAACCCACTGACACACCCTTTGTCTCAGGCGGGTTGCGTGACTTCTTCCTGTACCGCGACCTCGGGGTCGCCGAGGCCACCAACGGCAAGGTCATCGCGCACCTTGTCAAGGCCAACATGGCACCAGAAACAGGCACGGGCTGGCACCGACATGAAGCGGACTTCCAGATCGTGATCATGGTCAAGGGCTGGGCCAGGTTCATGTACGAAGACAAGGAAACCCTGGTGGAGGCCGGCGATGTGGTGCACCAGCGTCCCGGCATCCGCCACTACCTGTTCGACTACTCGCCCGACATGGAGTACCTGGAGATCGTCTCGCCCGCGGACTTCAAGAGCATTGACGTGGACCCGGTCTGCGACATCCCCGCCCCCACCCCCTGGAAATAG
- a CDS encoding glutathione S-transferase, with the protein MAKAVLTISSKNYGAWALRGWLMARFAGLDFTEKVIPPDDPAMKAEMLLLAPSMLVPSLLHNGIKVWDTLAIGEYLHEVKPKAGLLPADAKARAHCRAICGEMHSGFSSLRGALPMNLKAHFPNFKVWSRAQGDIDRVLAIWKECLAAYGGPFLFGKTPGVADAMYAPVVTRFLTYDVPLDKTSVAYCKRVMELPAMKEWVAAAKKEPDEIDELDAEF; encoded by the coding sequence ATGGCCAAAGCCGTTCTCACCATCAGCAGCAAGAATTACGGCGCCTGGGCCCTGCGTGGCTGGCTGATGGCCCGATTCGCGGGGCTGGACTTCACCGAAAAGGTCATCCCGCCCGATGACCCGGCCATGAAGGCCGAGATGCTGCTGCTGGCGCCGTCCATGCTGGTGCCTTCATTGCTGCACAACGGCATCAAGGTCTGGGACACGCTGGCCATTGGCGAATACCTGCACGAGGTCAAGCCCAAGGCCGGCCTGTTGCCGGCCGATGCCAAGGCGCGCGCGCATTGCCGCGCCATCTGCGGCGAGATGCATTCGGGCTTTTCGTCGCTGCGCGGCGCGTTGCCGATGAACCTCAAGGCCCATTTCCCGAACTTCAAGGTGTGGTCGCGCGCGCAGGGCGACATCGACCGCGTGCTGGCCATCTGGAAAGAATGCCTGGCGGCCTATGGCGGGCCCTTCCTGTTTGGCAAGACCCCGGGCGTGGCCGATGCCATGTATGCGCCCGTGGTGACGCGTTTTCTCACCTACGACGTGCCGCTGGACAAGACCAGCGTGGCCTACTGCAAGCGCGTGATGGAACTGCCCGCCATGAAGGAGTGGGTGGCCGCCGCCAAAAAAGAACCCGACGAGATTGACGAGCTCGATGCGGAGTTTTGA
- a CDS encoding MFS transporter, translating into MAYAAAPRRPLLPFAALSATYFAHIGFFNPYLPLWLKSLGLPIVVISLLTSVQSLTRVFAPYAWGALSDHSGERVRLLRLSATVALVASAGLWVEGSAWWVGLVLLVLFTHTSSMMSLTEAAMAHLVAGDWGRYGRIRLWGSAGFMLTVFLAGAWFEGRGMKDFPAWTAITLGAVLLCTWWLPDVREKPAQGSDVRAPIGPVLRRPAVRWFFASLFFHVMAHFSIYGFLSLYLDARGYSKAMIGTLWSVSVLMEIGWFFAQGRWIHRLPMTRWLLVCGLAMVVRMALTAGLGGWLVALLLAQALHALTFATHHTACIALLSQHFPGRLRGRGQALFTVIGYGCGGVLGVLSGGALVAWLGYEMMYLVAAGVAVLATACAHQADALQRASAPG; encoded by the coding sequence GTGGCTTACGCCGCGGCACCGCGCCGTCCGCTGCTGCCGTTTGCCGCGCTGTCGGCCACTTATTTCGCGCACATCGGGTTCTTCAACCCCTATCTGCCGCTGTGGCTCAAGAGCCTGGGCCTGCCCATCGTGGTGATCAGCTTGCTTACCTCGGTGCAGAGCCTGACCCGTGTTTTTGCCCCGTATGCCTGGGGGGCGCTGAGTGACCACAGCGGTGAACGGGTGCGGCTGCTGCGCCTGAGCGCGACCGTGGCGCTGGTCGCGTCTGCCGGCTTGTGGGTCGAGGGCAGCGCCTGGTGGGTGGGGCTGGTGCTGCTGGTGCTGTTCACGCATACCAGTTCGATGATGTCGCTGACCGAGGCGGCAATGGCTCATCTCGTGGCGGGCGACTGGGGCCGCTACGGGCGTATCCGCCTGTGGGGCTCGGCGGGCTTCATGCTCACGGTCTTCCTGGCCGGCGCGTGGTTCGAGGGCCGGGGCATGAAGGACTTCCCGGCCTGGACCGCGATCACGCTGGGCGCCGTGCTGCTGTGCACCTGGTGGCTGCCCGATGTGCGCGAGAAGCCGGCGCAGGGCAGCGACGTCCGGGCACCGATCGGCCCCGTGCTGCGGCGGCCCGCGGTGCGCTGGTTCTTTGCGTCGCTGTTTTTTCACGTCATGGCGCATTTCTCGATCTATGGTTTCCTGTCGCTCTACCTCGATGCCCGCGGCTACAGCAAGGCGATGATCGGGACGCTCTGGTCGGTGTCGGTGTTGATGGAGATTGGCTGGTTTTTCGCACAGGGGCGCTGGATCCACCGCCTTCCCATGACGCGCTGGCTGCTGGTTTGCGGCCTCGCCATGGTGGTGCGCATGGCGCTGACGGCCGGGCTTGGCGGCTGGCTGGTGGCCCTTTTGCTGGCCCAGGCGCTGCATGCGCTCACCTTTGCCACCCATCACACAGCCTGCATTGCCTTGCTCAGCCAGCACTTTCCCGGCCGCCTGCGTGGCCGCGGCCAGGCGCTGTTCACCGTCATTGGCTACGGCTGTGGCGGCGTGCTGGGGGTGCTGTCGGGTGGCGCGCTGGTGGCCTGGTTGGGGTACGAGATGATGTACCTGGTGGCGGCCGGGGTGGCTGTGCTGGCCACGGCCTGCGCGCACCAGGCCGATGCGCTGCAGCGGGCGTCGGCGCCTGGCTGA